A region of uncultured Carboxylicivirga sp. DNA encodes the following proteins:
- a CDS encoding VanZ family protein: MSRFIKYHKTLTIMLVVTFLSLMNTSDIEPRKIFLIPHFDKIVHFLMYFTMAFFLMFEYYLHHKHKITHIVQILLIPLFWGASMEMAQLFLTNYRGAEWWDMMANTLGVITAYFFVYIFRHNKLISYLILFPFNKKQPII, from the coding sequence ATGTCAAGATTCATAAAATATCACAAAACATTAACCATAATGTTGGTTGTTACTTTCTTAAGTTTGATGAATACATCCGATATAGAGCCTCGAAAAATATTTTTAATTCCACATTTCGATAAAATTGTTCATTTCCTGATGTACTTCACCATGGCTTTCTTTCTAATGTTTGAGTATTACCTGCATCACAAACATAAAATAACACATATAGTTCAAATACTTTTAATCCCATTATTCTGGGGAGCAAGCATGGAAATGGCTCAACTATTCTTAACAAATTATCGTGGAGCAGAATGGTGGGATATGATGGCTAATACTTTAGGAGTAATAACAGCTTATTTCTTTGTATATATTTTCAGACATAACAAATTAATAAGCTATCTGATACTCTTTCCTTTTAATAAAAAGCAACCTATAATTTAA
- the hemW gene encoding radical SAM family heme chaperone HemW — protein MAGIYAHIPFCYTRCSYCDFYKTTDQGLKSSFINAICKEILLQKDFFNIDYIRTLYFGGGTPSVLTFTEWQIIFDNLRSNFDFTQLEEITVEVNPDDVTQEYIKGLHQLGVNRVSMGIQSFHDAHLRKMNRRHNAKQAQEAIRILKESSINNVSIDLIYGLPYMSWDEWNQNIDLAIEADVQHISAYHLTFEKGTPYYELLKKGKLKELPEEISFDQFEILLKKLENNGFENYEISNFAKPGLYSKHNSSYWTGEPYLGIGPSAHSFDGKIRRWNVRDLVAYSNKVESGKGFWEDELLSPIDIYNERIMLGLRTSKGFDYTFINQLNNSELKVFAIKEIEKQVRLNNIEIVDGWCKITRNQKFITDRIISDLFYVTED, from the coding sequence ATGGCGGGCATTTACGCACATATTCCTTTTTGCTATACCAGATGTTCATACTGTGATTTTTATAAAACAACTGATCAAGGATTGAAATCTAGTTTTATAAATGCAATCTGCAAAGAAATATTGTTACAAAAGGATTTTTTTAACATTGATTATATAAGGACTCTTTATTTTGGTGGAGGTACACCATCTGTTTTGACTTTTACTGAATGGCAAATTATTTTTGATAATCTCCGAAGTAATTTTGATTTCACGCAATTAGAAGAAATTACTGTGGAAGTAAATCCTGATGATGTGACTCAAGAATACATCAAAGGTTTACATCAGTTAGGTGTAAATCGTGTGAGTATGGGTATTCAGAGTTTTCATGATGCCCATTTACGTAAAATGAATCGAAGGCACAATGCTAAGCAGGCACAAGAAGCAATTCGTATTTTAAAGGAATCATCTATTAATAATGTTAGTATTGATTTAATTTATGGTTTGCCTTATATGAGTTGGGATGAATGGAATCAGAATATAGATTTAGCTATAGAAGCGGATGTTCAACATATATCTGCCTATCATTTAACTTTTGAAAAAGGTACCCCATATTACGAATTACTTAAAAAAGGAAAATTAAAAGAATTACCGGAAGAAATAAGTTTCGATCAGTTTGAAATTCTGCTTAAAAAGTTGGAAAATAACGGATTTGAAAACTATGAGATATCTAATTTTGCTAAGCCAGGTTTGTATTCAAAACACAATAGCAGTTACTGGACTGGTGAACCATACCTTGGAATAGGCCCTTCTGCTCACTCATTTGATGGAAAGATTCGTCGTTGGAATGTGAGAGATCTTGTTGCTTACAGTAATAAAGTTGAATCCGGTAAAGGATTCTGGGAAGATGAGTTACTCTCTCCTATTGATATATACAACGAAAGAATAATGTTAGGATTAAGAACATCAAAGGGTTTTGATTATACATTTATTAATCAGTTAAACAACTCTGAATTGAAGGTTTTTGCAATTAAGGAAATAGAAAAACAAGTGCGATTGAATAATATAGAAATTGTTGATGGATGGTGTAAGATTACCCGTAATCAGAAATTTATAACAGATCGTATTATTTCTGATTTATTTTACGTTACTGAAGATTGA
- a CDS encoding cation diffusion facilitator family transporter, which translates to MENKSGIIATYASIILNIGLFAIKFWAGVISGSVAIIADAWHTLSDSISSVAVLVGLKISAMPADDEHPYGHGRAEIIASLVVGILLAVIGFNFLMESIVKLRSHEEVVFGKLALIVTIISVVVKELMAQYSIIIGRKTKSRSMIADGWHHRSDAISSAIILIGIFLGDYYWWIDGVLGICVSILLFHTTYTILKDNISHLLGESIDEVLQKEIIELSGQVCDYDIRPHHFLIHHYGNHTEMTVHIRLPGTLSLDEAHEIGTKYEILIKQTHDIQATVHIDAL; encoded by the coding sequence ATGGAAAATAAATCAGGCATTATTGCAACTTATGCATCTATAATATTGAATATTGGCTTATTTGCGATTAAGTTTTGGGCTGGTGTAATAAGCGGATCTGTTGCTATTATTGCTGATGCGTGGCATACTTTAAGTGATAGTATATCTTCTGTAGCGGTTTTAGTTGGTTTAAAAATTTCAGCTATGCCAGCAGATGATGAGCATCCATACGGACATGGACGAGCTGAAATTATAGCCTCTTTAGTGGTTGGAATTTTACTGGCAGTAATAGGTTTTAATTTTCTGATGGAATCTATTGTAAAACTCAGAAGTCACGAAGAAGTTGTTTTTGGAAAACTAGCATTGATTGTAACCATTATTTCAGTTGTTGTAAAAGAATTGATGGCTCAATATTCAATAATTATTGGTAGAAAAACCAAATCTAGATCAATGATAGCTGATGGATGGCACCATCGCTCTGATGCTATTTCTTCTGCTATTATATTGATAGGTATCTTTTTAGGTGATTATTACTGGTGGATAGATGGAGTTTTAGGTATTTGTGTATCTATTCTACTATTCCATACTACTTATACTATTCTAAAGGATAATATCAGCCATTTATTAGGTGAGTCTATTGATGAAGTTTTACAGAAGGAAATTATTGAACTTTCCGGTCAGGTGTGTGATTACGATATTCGTCCACATCATTTTTTGATTCATCATTATGGTAATCATACAGAAATGACAGTTCATATTCGATTGCCAGGAACTTTAAGTCTGGATGAAGCTCATGAGATTGGAACTAAGTATGAGATTTTAATTAAACAAACGCATGATATTCAAGCTACTGTGCATATTGATGCGTTGTAA
- a CDS encoding Rrf2 family transcriptional regulator yields the protein MLSNTCKYAIRAVIYLAVNDDEGKKIGIKQISKELDIPTPFLGKILQSLAKQKLLKSTKGPHGGFGLGRKPGEITLYDIVSIIDGEDVFTNCLIGLKSCKSNHSEGKACPVHDQYHEIRKQMKDFFVNESIEKIITNMKEKGDYIKL from the coding sequence ATGCTATCAAATACTTGTAAATATGCTATTCGTGCAGTTATCTATTTAGCTGTAAACGATGATGAAGGAAAAAAAATAGGAATAAAGCAAATTTCAAAAGAATTAGATATTCCAACACCATTTTTAGGAAAGATTCTTCAAAGTTTAGCCAAACAGAAGTTGTTAAAAAGTACCAAAGGACCTCATGGTGGGTTTGGTTTAGGACGAAAACCGGGGGAAATAACTCTTTATGATATTGTTTCAATCATTGATGGAGAAGATGTTTTCACTAATTGTTTGATTGGCTTAAAATCATGCAAAAGTAATCATAGTGAAGGAAAAGCTTGTCCTGTTCATGATCAGTATCATGAAATTCGTAAGCAGATGAAGGACTTTTTTGTCAACGAAAGCATTGAAAAAATTATAACTAATATGAAAGAGAAAGGCGACTATATTAAATTATAG
- the nadA gene encoding quinolinate synthase NadA: MNIKSSWLKSGFVDEPVPTNVDLIQEINRIKKEKNAIIMGHYYQKDELQDIADFVGDSLALAQQAATTKADIIVLAGVHFMGETAKILSPEKVVLVPDLNAGCSLADSCPPDAFKEFVESHPGHTVLTYVNTTAKIKALSDIVVTSTNAKSIVDSLPKDEKIIFGPDRNLGNYLNGITGREMVLWDGACHVHEKFSVEKIIELKKDFPDALVLAHPECKKPLLILADYVGSTAALLKFSINSDAEQFIVATESGIIHQMKKACPDKEFIPAPPNDSTCACNDCEYMKLNTIEKLYNCLKYEWPTIEVSDDIRVEAVKPINRMLDISEEFGL; encoded by the coding sequence ATGAATATAAAGAGTAGTTGGTTGAAAAGTGGATTTGTGGACGAACCGGTTCCAACTAATGTAGATCTGATACAGGAAATCAATCGTATTAAGAAAGAAAAGAATGCCATAATAATGGGGCATTATTATCAAAAGGATGAATTACAAGATATTGCTGATTTTGTTGGTGACAGTTTAGCTCTTGCTCAACAAGCAGCAACAACAAAGGCAGATATAATTGTACTCGCAGGAGTCCATTTTATGGGAGAGACTGCAAAGATTTTATCACCTGAAAAAGTTGTTTTAGTACCTGATTTAAATGCCGGATGTAGTTTAGCTGATAGTTGTCCGCCTGATGCTTTCAAAGAATTTGTAGAGAGTCATCCTGGTCATACTGTACTTACCTATGTTAATACTACTGCAAAAATTAAAGCATTATCTGATATTGTTGTAACCAGCACTAATGCTAAAAGCATTGTTGATAGTCTTCCGAAGGATGAGAAAATTATTTTCGGTCCAGATAGAAATTTAGGTAACTATCTAAATGGTATAACAGGTCGTGAGATGGTTCTATGGGATGGTGCCTGTCATGTACACGAAAAGTTTTCAGTTGAGAAAATAATTGAATTAAAAAAAGACTTTCCTGATGCTTTGGTTTTAGCACATCCCGAATGTAAAAAGCCTCTTTTAATCTTAGCCGATTATGTTGGAAGTACAGCTGCTCTTTTAAAATTCAGTATAAATTCTGATGCAGAACAATTTATTGTAGCTACTGAATCAGGTATTATTCATCAAATGAAAAAAGCTTGTCCTGATAAAGAATTTATACCTGCTCCACCAAATGATTCTACATGTGCGTGCAACGATTGTGAGTATATGAAGCTAAATACGATAGAAAAGTTGTATAATTGTTTAAAATATGAGTGGCCTACTATTGAAGTATCCGATGATATTAGAGTAGAGGCTGTAAAACCGATAAACAGAATGTTGGATATTTCTGAAGAATTCGGTTTGTAA
- a CDS encoding Na/Pi cotransporter family protein, which translates to MNYSLFDLLTLVGSLGLFLYGMKMMSEALQKVAGSRMRKILSAMTSNRFLGVLTGFLVTTIIQSSSATTVMLVSFVNAGLMSLVESIGVIMGANIGTTVTGWIITLFGFKVKISAYALPMIGVGLPLIFSKNASRRSWGEFLVGFALLFLGLEYLKDSVPNIKENPEVLSFVQNYTNLGFGSTLIFLLIGTVLTIVIQSSSATMALTFVMCTQGWIPFHLAAAMVMGENIGTTITANLAAAVANVSAKRAARVHLLFNILGVIWMLVIFQTFVGGIDYFMTKKFGVSPNESVAAIPTALSIFHTSFNVINVLIFIWFVPLFQKAVIRLVPATENEDEEFRLKFITTGMLSTSELSVIQARKEIHWFGQLTQKMFEMVKKLAVTDKDVKFTKKFARIEKYEGISDNVEVEIANYLAQVNQGRLSDLGRKRVRAMFKVVNDLESIADSNYNLARTMVRMRNSNIKFSDEIMKKLELMFSLVDEAIVLMINNLEDSSETVNLDKAKLLEMEINSYRNQLKVEHLDNIKNEVYTYEAGIIFNDLFSECEKIGDFIINVTEALAEVNPQ; encoded by the coding sequence ATGAATTATTCACTTTTTGATTTATTAACTCTAGTAGGTTCATTAGGCTTATTCCTATATGGAATGAAGATGATGAGTGAGGCTCTCCAAAAAGTTGCGGGATCTCGAATGCGAAAAATATTGTCTGCAATGACATCTAACAGGTTTTTAGGTGTTTTAACAGGTTTTTTAGTAACAACCATCATTCAGTCTTCATCAGCTACAACAGTGATGCTGGTTAGTTTTGTTAATGCCGGATTGATGTCACTTGTTGAATCAATTGGCGTTATTATGGGTGCTAACATTGGTACAACTGTAACTGGATGGATTATTACCTTATTTGGGTTTAAAGTAAAAATTAGTGCTTATGCACTGCCAATGATAGGTGTTGGCCTTCCTTTAATATTTTCAAAAAATGCCTCACGTAGATCATGGGGTGAATTTTTGGTTGGATTTGCTTTACTATTCTTAGGATTAGAATATCTAAAAGATTCTGTTCCAAATATTAAAGAGAATCCTGAAGTTCTGAGTTTTGTTCAAAATTACACCAATCTTGGATTTGGTTCGACACTAATATTTTTATTGATTGGTACTGTACTTACCATTGTTATACAATCTTCGAGTGCTACCATGGCCTTAACCTTTGTAATGTGTACACAGGGATGGATACCATTTCATTTAGCAGCAGCTATGGTGATGGGGGAAAACATAGGTACCACAATTACAGCCAATCTAGCTGCGGCTGTGGCAAATGTATCTGCAAAACGTGCTGCTCGAGTTCATTTATTATTCAATATTTTGGGTGTAATATGGATGTTGGTGATCTTTCAGACTTTTGTTGGAGGTATCGACTATTTTATGACAAAAAAGTTTGGTGTATCACCTAATGAATCAGTTGCTGCCATTCCAACAGCTTTATCTATTTTTCATACTTCCTTTAATGTTATAAATGTTCTGATATTTATCTGGTTCGTTCCATTATTTCAAAAAGCTGTAATAAGATTAGTTCCAGCAACCGAAAATGAAGATGAAGAATTTCGATTAAAGTTCATTACTACAGGAATGTTATCTACTTCTGAGTTATCAGTGATACAGGCCCGAAAAGAAATTCATTGGTTTGGTCAGTTAACTCAAAAGATGTTTGAGATGGTTAAAAAGCTGGCTGTAACTGATAAAGATGTAAAGTTTACCAAAAAATTTGCCCGAATTGAGAAGTATGAGGGTATTTCAGATAATGTAGAAGTTGAAATTGCTAATTACCTTGCTCAGGTTAATCAGGGAAGATTAAGTGATTTGGGAAGAAAGCGTGTAAGAGCCATGTTCAAGGTTGTTAATGACCTGGAAAGTATTGCCGACAGTAATTATAATTTAGCCCGAACAATGGTTCGTATGCGTAATTCAAACATCAAGTTTTCAGATGAAATAATGAAGAAGCTGGAGTTAATGTTCAGCCTTGTTGATGAAGCTATCGTATTAATGATCAATAATTTAGAAGATAGTTCTGAAACTGTTAATTTGGATAAAGCTAAATTATTGGAAATGGAAATTAATAGTTATCGTAATCAATTGAAAGTTGAACATTTAGATAACATTAAAAACGAAGTTTACACATACGAGGCTGGTATTATTTTCAATGATTTATTCTCGGAATGTGAAAAAATTGGTGATTTTATTATTAACGTAACCGAAGCATTGGCTGAAGTCAATCCACAGTAA
- the rpiB gene encoding ribose 5-phosphate isomerase B produces MFKSIALAADHAGFPVKEVIKKYLVEKGLEVKDFGTYSDESTDYADYAHPMASAVENHEFEIGISVCGSGNGINMTANKHQGIRAALCWNAEISELARLHNDANICSIPGRFVSNEQAIEIVEKFLNTSFEGGRHQKRIEKIPL; encoded by the coding sequence ATGTTTAAATCAATAGCTTTAGCTGCAGATCATGCAGGATTTCCTGTTAAGGAAGTAATAAAAAAATATCTGGTTGAAAAAGGATTAGAAGTAAAAGATTTCGGAACTTATTCTGATGAGAGTACAGATTATGCTGATTATGCACATCCAATGGCTTCAGCTGTTGAAAATCATGAATTTGAAATTGGAATTTCAGTTTGTGGAAGTGGTAACGGTATTAATATGACTGCTAATAAGCATCAGGGTATTAGAGCTGCATTGTGTTGGAATGCTGAAATTTCTGAATTGGCTCGTCTTCATAACGATGCAAATATTTGTTCTATACCAGGTAGATTTGTTAGTAATGAACAAGCAATTGAAATTGTAGAAAAGTTTCTAAATACTTCATTTGAAGGAGGAAGGCATCAAAAACGAATAGAAAAAATTCCTTTATAG
- a CDS encoding O-acetylhomoserine aminocarboxypropyltransferase/cysteine synthase — MSDFQFETLQLHAGHDVDQTTLSRAVPIYQTSSYLFKDSEHAANLFGLKEFGNIYTRIMNPTTDVFEKRMAALEGGVAAVAVSSGQAAQFIALTNFLEAGDNFVSTSYLYGGTYNQFKVQFKRLGIKVKFVEGDDPSLFEDAIDEGTKAIYIETIGNPRFNIPDFEAIAAIAQKHEIPLIVDNTFGAGGYLFRPLEHGANVVVESATKWIGGHGTSIGGVIVDGGNFNWGNGKFPLFTEPSEGYHGLKFWEVFGEGSPFGNIAFAIRARVEGLRDYGSALSPFNSFLLIQGLETLSLRVDRHVENALEIAKWLESHDKVEYVSYPGLESSPYHELAKKYLKKGFGGVMSFKIKGATTNADNFIQNLNLISHLANIGDAKSLIIHPSSTTHEQLSLEEQKASGVEPGLLRLSVGIEHIDDIKADIQQAFDKL, encoded by the coding sequence ATGTCGGATTTTCAATTTGAAACACTGCAATTACACGCCGGACACGACGTTGATCAAACTACACTTTCAAGAGCGGTACCAATTTATCAAACCAGTTCATATCTGTTTAAAGATTCTGAACATGCAGCCAACCTATTCGGATTAAAAGAATTCGGAAATATCTATACCCGAATTATGAACCCGACCACTGATGTTTTTGAGAAACGTATGGCTGCTTTGGAAGGTGGAGTGGCAGCTGTTGCAGTATCGTCAGGTCAGGCTGCTCAATTTATTGCTTTAACAAACTTTTTGGAGGCCGGTGATAATTTTGTATCTACCTCTTATTTATATGGTGGAACATACAACCAATTTAAGGTTCAATTTAAACGACTGGGTATAAAAGTTAAGTTTGTTGAAGGTGATGATCCATCTTTATTCGAAGATGCAATTGATGAAGGAACAAAAGCAATTTACATCGAAACAATTGGAAATCCACGTTTTAATATTCCTGATTTTGAAGCTATCGCAGCTATCGCACAAAAACACGAAATTCCATTAATTGTGGACAATACATTTGGTGCAGGCGGATATTTATTCCGACCATTGGAGCATGGAGCAAATGTTGTTGTTGAATCAGCAACCAAATGGATCGGTGGGCATGGTACTTCCATAGGTGGTGTGATCGTTGACGGTGGTAATTTCAATTGGGGTAATGGTAAATTCCCATTATTTACTGAACCGTCAGAAGGATATCATGGATTAAAATTCTGGGAAGTATTTGGAGAAGGAAGTCCGTTTGGTAATATTGCATTCGCTATCAGGGCAAGGGTAGAAGGTCTGCGTGATTACGGATCGGCTCTAAGCCCTTTTAACTCATTCTTATTGATTCAAGGGTTGGAAACTTTATCATTACGTGTCGATCGTCATGTTGAAAATGCCCTGGAAATAGCAAAATGGCTCGAGAGCCACGATAAGGTGGAGTATGTAAGCTATCCTGGATTGGAGTCAAGTCCTTATCATGAACTGGCTAAAAAATACTTGAAAAAAGGTTTTGGTGGAGTTATGAGTTTCAAGATTAAAGGTGCAACTACCAATGCTGATAATTTCATTCAGAATTTGAATTTAATTAGTCACCTTGCCAATATTGGTGATGCTAAATCATTAATTATACATCCAAGCTCAACTACGCACGAACAATTATCTCTGGAAGAACAAAAAGCTTCAGGTGTTGAACCTGGTTTATTGCGTCTCTCTGTTGGTATTGAACATATCGATGATATTAAGGCTGATATACAACAAGCATTCGATAAATTATAA
- a CDS encoding lactate utilization protein B, whose amino-acid sequence MSNQASIFKRQSAKIASDLKHRKTINFNISKYDVAVQAGKLRFSDFELAKEITADIKNEVINRLPDLLIEFEENAKNNGTEVYWAEDANSLIEQISEVLKIEETKILVKSKSMVSEEVELNEHLEERGIESVETDLGEFIVQVAGEKPYHIVTPAMHKSKTDVAHLFNKHFGTDLNLSAEEMTDFVRHYLRNKFLTADVGITGGNFICAKEGAIAVTENEGNAFLSASMPKTHIVIVGIEKVIPSIDDLTKMWPVLAAHGTGQQLTVYSNVFFGPKKINEKDGPERMIVFLLDNKRSQLYSDPEIRQSLKCIRCGACLNYCPVYKNIGGYTYAATYSGPIGSVISPHFKDFGEYNHLSFASSLCGKCEEVCPVKIPLTKLLLYNRQQASKGSFVNKSMYSVLSDRKKLDLFGGTIKNWMKESFQHKFIGENKDLSDFSSKSFSKQYRKNKKS is encoded by the coding sequence TTGAGTAATCAGGCCAGCATATTTAAAAGACAATCAGCCAAGATTGCAAGTGATCTAAAGCATCGTAAAACCATAAATTTTAATATTTCGAAGTACGATGTAGCGGTTCAGGCTGGAAAATTACGTTTTTCTGATTTTGAATTAGCTAAAGAGATTACTGCAGATATTAAAAATGAAGTCATTAACAGACTTCCCGATTTGTTAATTGAGTTTGAAGAGAATGCAAAGAATAATGGCACTGAAGTTTATTGGGCTGAAGATGCTAATTCATTGATTGAACAGATTAGTGAAGTTCTAAAAATTGAAGAAACCAAAATACTTGTTAAAAGCAAATCAATGGTTTCTGAAGAGGTTGAATTAAATGAACATCTTGAAGAAAGAGGAATTGAGTCTGTTGAAACTGACTTAGGAGAATTTATTGTGCAGGTAGCCGGTGAAAAACCATATCATATTGTTACACCTGCGATGCATAAATCAAAAACAGATGTTGCTCACTTATTCAATAAACATTTTGGTACTGATCTGAATCTGTCTGCTGAAGAGATGACTGATTTTGTTCGTCATTATCTTCGAAATAAGTTTCTTACAGCTGATGTTGGAATAACAGGCGGTAACTTTATTTGTGCCAAAGAAGGTGCCATAGCTGTTACTGAAAATGAAGGAAATGCATTTTTATCTGCTTCAATGCCTAAAACACATATTGTTATTGTTGGTATTGAAAAAGTTATTCCATCCATAGATGACCTTACTAAAATGTGGCCCGTTTTGGCTGCTCATGGAACAGGGCAACAACTAACTGTGTATAGCAATGTGTTTTTTGGACCAAAAAAGATAAATGAAAAAGATGGTCCTGAAAGAATGATTGTATTTCTTCTTGATAATAAACGTAGTCAGTTATACAGTGATCCGGAAATAAGACAATCACTTAAATGTATAAGATGTGGTGCCTGTTTAAATTACTGCCCTGTATATAAAAATATTGGTGGTTATACGTATGCTGCGACTTATAGTGGTCCAATAGGTTCAGTTATTTCTCCTCATTTTAAAGATTTTGGAGAATATAATCATTTAAGTTTTGCTTCATCACTTTGTGGTAAATGTGAAGAGGTTTGTCCGGTAAAAATACCTTTAACCAAATTACTTTTATACAACAGACAGCAGGCTTCAAAAGGTAGTTTTGTTAATAAATCGATGTATTCAGTTCTATCTGATAGAAAAAAACTGGATTTATTTGGCGGGACCATAAAAAACTGGATGAAAGAATCGTTTCAACACAAGTTTATAGGTGAAAATAAGGATCTGTCTGACTTTTCTTCAAAAAGTTTCAGTAAGCAGTATAGAAAGAATAAAAAGAGTTAA
- a CDS encoding homoserine dehydrogenase, whose product MKQKLNIGLFGFGVVGEGLYEVLKTSPSFDAKITKICVKNKKPRSISEDHFCYDPDEILEDPEINTVVELIDNADQAYAIVKKALQKGKNVVSANKKMLAENLSEMLQLQKENNVSLLYEASACGSIPVIRNLEEYYDNDLLLSVTGILNGSSNYILSKIFDHNQSYATALKDAQDLGFAESDPSFDVEGYDSLFKLIILTLHSFGTVIDPKDVLTYGISNISDFDIKYAREKGQKIKLVAQVERLEDKNISLFVLPRFLGKDKYIYSVEDEFNGVVIKGKAYDKQFMFGKGAGAHPTGSAVLSDITALAHNYSYEYKKLKYSGGFTYNKDKAIELYVRFKDESVLKHFNFEQINEEYRGPENSYKIGLIKISELLKIQDKLRELDIFIAITGSTLNY is encoded by the coding sequence ATGAAACAGAAACTAAATATCGGATTGTTTGGGTTTGGTGTTGTAGGAGAAGGGCTGTATGAAGTTTTAAAAACAAGTCCCTCTTTTGATGCTAAAATAACCAAGATCTGTGTTAAAAATAAAAAGCCTCGTTCCATCTCAGAAGATCATTTTTGCTACGATCCTGATGAAATATTGGAAGATCCTGAAATAAATACAGTTGTTGAATTAATAGATAATGCCGATCAGGCATATGCAATAGTTAAAAAAGCACTTCAAAAAGGTAAAAATGTAGTTTCGGCCAATAAAAAAATGCTTGCCGAAAATCTGAGTGAAATGCTTCAACTGCAAAAAGAAAACAATGTTTCGCTGCTATACGAAGCGTCGGCATGTGGAAGTATTCCTGTTATCAGAAATTTAGAAGAGTATTACGACAACGATTTATTATTATCTGTAACAGGTATCTTAAATGGTTCATCCAACTACATTCTTTCTAAAATTTTTGACCACAACCAATCATATGCTACAGCATTAAAAGATGCTCAGGATCTGGGTTTTGCCGAGAGTGATCCTTCATTTGATGTTGAAGGTTATGATTCACTCTTTAAATTAATCATTCTAACTCTCCATAGTTTTGGAACTGTAATTGATCCAAAAGATGTATTAACCTATGGTATATCAAATATCTCTGATTTTGATATTAAATATGCACGCGAAAAAGGTCAGAAAATTAAACTGGTGGCGCAGGTTGAACGACTAGAAGATAAGAACATCAGTTTGTTTGTTCTACCACGTTTTCTGGGTAAAGATAAATACATATACAGTGTTGAAGATGAATTCAATGGAGTAGTAATTAAAGGGAAAGCTTACGACAAACAATTTATGTTTGGAAAAGGAGCAGGGGCACATCCTACAGGATCAGCGGTTTTATCTGATATTACCGCTTTGGCTCATAATTACTCTTACGAATACAAAAAGTTAAAATATTCAGGAGGCTTTACTTACAATAAAGATAAAGCTATTGAGTTATATGTTCGGTTTAAGGATGAAAGTGTACTGAAACACTTTAATTTTGAGCAAATTAATGAAGAATATCGTGGACCTGAAAATAGCTACAAAATAGGATTAATTAAAATATCAGAACTTCTGAAAATACAGGATAAACTGCGCGAATTGGATATATTTATTGCCATTACAGGATCAACATTAAACTACTAA